One region of Streptomyces davaonensis JCM 4913 genomic DNA includes:
- a CDS encoding GNAT family N-acetyltransferase → MDLVIGPLDLSAHVDEALAVQAVAFGLGPDEVAVRRQIVLRHMTYPGARALGATVAERLVGFVYGMPNDRAHWWSTVVEPYLRAQGNDLWLDDSFVITELHVHPAYQNRGVGRALITTITDGAPEPRSILSAIDTDSPARGLYRSLGYQDLARQVLFPSAPKPYAVMGAPLPLRRR, encoded by the coding sequence ATGGACCTCGTGATCGGCCCCCTGGACCTGTCAGCCCACGTGGACGAGGCATTGGCCGTCCAGGCCGTCGCCTTCGGGCTCGGCCCCGACGAGGTCGCCGTACGCCGTCAGATCGTCCTGCGCCACATGACCTACCCCGGCGCCCGAGCCCTAGGCGCCACCGTCGCGGAGCGACTCGTCGGGTTCGTGTACGGCATGCCCAACGACCGCGCCCACTGGTGGTCCACCGTCGTGGAGCCCTACCTCCGCGCCCAGGGCAACGACCTCTGGCTCGACGACTCCTTCGTCATCACCGAGCTGCACGTCCACCCGGCGTACCAGAACCGCGGCGTCGGCAGAGCCCTGATCACCACGATCACCGACGGCGCCCCCGAACCCCGCTCGATCCTCTCCGCGATCGACACCGACAGCCCGGCCCGCGGCCTCTACCGCTCCCTCGGCTACCAGGACCTCGCCCGCCAGGTCCTCTTCCCCAGCGCCCCCAAGCCGTACGCGGTGATGGGCGCCCCTCTCCCACTGCGCCGCCGCTAA
- a CDS encoding GNAT family N-acetyltransferase: protein MLTQTTTRVLEPSDLDAALAVLDHEPVANAFVTSRVQVAGLDPWRLGGEMWGWYEDGMLTSLCYAGANLVPICATPRAVRAFADRARRAGRRCSSIVGPAESTAQLWRLLEPSWGPARDVRAHQPLMVTDRMPATITPDPYVRRIRKDEMDTIMPACVAMFTEEVGVSPMAGDGGLLYQARVAELVGSGRSFARLDEHGKVVFKAEIGAATDRACQIQGVWVAPEYRGKGLAAPAMAAVLRYALADVAPVVSLYVNDFNTAARRTYRRVGFEEVGAFMSILF, encoded by the coding sequence GTGTTGACGCAGACCACAACCCGGGTCCTCGAACCGAGCGACCTGGACGCGGCGCTCGCCGTCCTGGACCACGAGCCCGTCGCGAACGCCTTCGTGACGTCCCGCGTCCAGGTCGCCGGCCTCGACCCCTGGCGCCTCGGCGGCGAAATGTGGGGCTGGTACGAGGACGGCATGCTGACGTCCCTCTGCTACGCCGGCGCCAACCTCGTCCCCATCTGCGCCACCCCCCGAGCCGTCCGCGCCTTCGCCGACCGCGCCCGAAGGGCAGGCCGCCGCTGCTCCTCGATCGTCGGCCCCGCCGAATCCACCGCCCAGCTCTGGCGCCTGCTCGAACCCAGCTGGGGTCCGGCCCGGGACGTCCGCGCCCACCAGCCGCTGATGGTCACCGACCGCATGCCCGCCACCATCACCCCCGACCCGTACGTCCGCCGCATCCGCAAGGACGAGATGGACACGATCATGCCGGCGTGCGTGGCGATGTTCACCGAGGAGGTCGGCGTCTCCCCGATGGCAGGCGACGGCGGCCTCCTGTACCAGGCAAGAGTCGCCGAACTGGTCGGCTCGGGCCGCTCGTTCGCCCGCCTCGACGAACACGGCAAGGTCGTCTTCAAGGCGGAGATCGGCGCCGCGACCGACCGCGCCTGCCAGATCCAGGGCGTCTGGGTGGCCCCGGAGTACCGGGGCAAGGGCCTCGCCGCCCCCGCCATGGCCGCCGTACTGCGCTACGCCCTCGCGGACGTGGCCCCCGTGGTGAGCCTCTACGTCAACGACTTCAACACCGCGGCCAGAAGGACGTACCGCAGAGTCGGCTTCGAAGAGGTGGGCGCCTTCATGAGCATCCTGTTCTGA
- the ispG gene encoding flavodoxin-dependent (E)-4-hydroxy-3-methylbut-2-enyl-diphosphate synthase: MTAISLGMPSVPTKLAERRQSRQIQVGSVAVGGDAPVSVQSMTTTRTSDIGATLQQIAELTASGCQIVRVACPTQDDADALSTIARKSQIPVIADIHFQPKYVFAAIEAGCAAVRVNPGNIKQFDDKVKEIAKAAKDHGTPIRIGVNAGSLDRRLLQKYGKATPEALVESALWEASLFEEHDFRDIKISVKHNDPVVMIEAYKQLAAQCDYPLHLGVTEAGPAFQGTIKSAVAFGALLSQGIGDTIRVSLSAPPAEEVKVGLQILESLNLKQRGLEIVSCPSCGRAQVDVYKLAEEVTAGLTGMEVPLRVAVMGCVVNGPGEAREADLGVASGNGKGQIFVKGEVIKTVPESKIVETLIEEAMKLAEQMEAAGTESGEPSVSVAG; the protein is encoded by the coding sequence ATGACTGCGATTTCTCTCGGCATGCCGTCCGTTCCGACCAAGCTCGCCGAGCGCCGCCAGAGCCGGCAGATCCAGGTCGGATCCGTGGCGGTCGGCGGGGACGCGCCGGTCTCGGTCCAGTCGATGACCACGACCCGCACGTCGGACATCGGCGCGACGCTCCAGCAGATCGCGGAACTGACGGCCTCCGGCTGCCAGATCGTACGGGTGGCCTGTCCCACCCAGGACGACGCGGATGCCCTGTCGACGATCGCCCGCAAGTCCCAGATCCCGGTGATCGCGGACATCCACTTCCAGCCGAAGTACGTCTTCGCGGCGATCGAGGCGGGCTGCGCCGCCGTACGCGTCAACCCCGGGAACATCAAGCAGTTCGACGACAAGGTCAAGGAGATCGCCAAGGCGGCGAAGGACCACGGCACGCCGATCCGCATCGGCGTGAACGCGGGCTCGTTGGACCGGCGCCTGCTCCAGAAGTACGGCAAGGCGACGCCGGAGGCCCTGGTCGAGTCCGCCCTCTGGGAGGCCTCCCTCTTCGAGGAGCACGACTTCCGGGACATCAAGATCTCGGTGAAGCACAACGACCCGGTCGTCATGATCGAGGCGTACAAGCAGCTCGCCGCGCAGTGCGACTACCCGCTGCACCTCGGCGTGACGGAGGCGGGCCCGGCGTTCCAGGGCACGATCAAGAGCGCGGTGGCGTTCGGCGCGCTGCTCTCCCAGGGCATCGGCGACACGATCCGAGTGTCCCTGTCCGCGCCCCCCGCGGAGGAGGTCAAGGTAGGCCTCCAGATCCTGGAGTCGCTGAACCTGAAGCAGCGCGGCCTGGAGATCGTCTCCTGCCCGTCCTGCGGCCGCGCCCAGGTCGACGTCTACAAGCTGGCCGAGGAGGTCACCGCGGGCCTGACCGGCATGGAGGTCCCCCTCCGCGTCGCCGTCATGGGCTGCGTCGTCAACGGCCCCGGCGAGGCGCGCGAGGCCGACCTCGGCGTCGCCTCCGGCAACGGCAAGGGCCAGATCTTCGTCAAGGGCGAGGTCATCAAGACGGTCCCGGAATCCAAGATCGTGGAAACCCTCATCGAGGAGGCCATGAAGCTGGCCGAACAGATGGAGGCAGCCGGCACGGAGTCGGGCGAGCCGTCGGTATCGGTAGCAGGCTGA
- a CDS encoding M50 family metallopeptidase codes for MFILGIVVFAVGLLFSIAWHELGHLSTAKLFGIRVPQYMVGFGPTIWSRKKGETEYGIKAVPFGGYIRMIGMFPPGPDGRLEARSTSPWRGMIEDAREAAFEELKPGDDTRLFYTRKPWKRVIVMFAGPFMNLVLAIGLFLTVLMGFGISQQTTSVSSVSKCVIAQSENRDDCKKSDPASPAAAAGLKAGDKIVSFDGVRTDDWNKLSDLIRANPGKQVPIVVERGGQEVTLTAKIATNQVAKKDSSGQIVEGEYVTAGFLGFSAATGIVKQDFGDSVTWMGDRVGDAVDSLAALPGKIPALWDATFGDGEREADSPMGVVGAARVGGEIFTLDIPASQQLAMAVMLVAGFNLSLFLFNMLPLLPLDGGHIAGALWESLRRNVAKVLRRPDPGPFDVAKLMPVAYVVAGIFVCFTLLVLIADVVNPVRIS; via the coding sequence ATGTTCATCCTCGGCATAGTGGTCTTCGCCGTCGGGCTGCTGTTCTCGATCGCGTGGCACGAGCTGGGGCACCTGTCCACCGCCAAGCTCTTCGGCATCCGCGTGCCGCAGTACATGGTCGGCTTCGGCCCGACCATCTGGTCGCGCAAGAAGGGCGAGACGGAGTACGGCATCAAGGCCGTCCCCTTCGGGGGCTACATCCGCATGATCGGCATGTTCCCGCCCGGCCCCGACGGCCGCCTGGAGGCCCGCTCCACCTCCCCCTGGCGCGGCATGATCGAGGACGCCCGAGAGGCCGCGTTCGAAGAACTCAAGCCCGGTGACGACACCCGCCTCTTCTACACGCGCAAGCCGTGGAAGCGGGTCATCGTGATGTTCGCGGGCCCGTTCATGAACCTGGTCCTCGCCATCGGCCTGTTCCTCACCGTGCTGATGGGCTTCGGCATCTCCCAGCAGACGACCAGCGTCAGCTCGGTCTCCAAGTGCGTCATCGCCCAGAGCGAGAACCGCGACGACTGCAAGAAGTCCGACCCGGCCTCCCCGGCCGCCGCAGCGGGCCTGAAGGCCGGCGACAAGATCGTCTCTTTCGACGGCGTCCGCACCGACGACTGGAACAAGCTCTCCGACCTGATCCGCGCCAACCCCGGCAAGCAGGTGCCGATCGTCGTCGAGCGAGGGGGCCAGGAGGTCACCCTCACGGCGAAGATCGCCACCAACCAGGTCGCCAAGAAGGACTCCAGCGGCCAGATCGTCGAGGGCGAGTACGTCACCGCGGGCTTCCTCGGCTTCAGCGCCGCCACCGGCATCGTCAAGCAGGACTTCGGCGACTCGGTGACCTGGATGGGCGACCGCGTCGGCGACGCCGTCGACTCCCTCGCGGCCCTGCCCGGCAAGATCCCGGCCCTGTGGGACGCGACCTTCGGCGACGGCGAGCGGGAGGCCGACTCCCCGATGGGCGTGGTCGGCGCGGCCAGGGTGGGCGGCGAGATCTTCACCCTCGACATCCCCGCCTCCCAGCAACTGGCCATGGCGGTGATGCTGGTAGCGGGCTTCAACCTCTCCCTGTTCCTCTTCAACATGCTCCCCCTCCTGCCGCTCGACGGCGGCCACATCGCGGGCGCCCTGTGGGAGTCCCTGCGCCGCAACGTCGCCAAGGTGCTGCGCCGCCCGGACCCGGGCCCGTTCGACGTGGCGAAGCTGATGCCGGTGGCCTACGTGGTGGCCGGGATCTTCGTCTGCTTCACCCTCCTCGTCCTGATCGCGGACGTGGTTAACCCGGTGAGAATCTCCTAG
- the dxr gene encoding 1-deoxy-D-xylulose-5-phosphate reductoisomerase, translating into MADPHLVYDPVAGDGPKDVVILGSTGSIGTQAIDLVLRNPDRFRVTALSANGGRVALLAEQARRLRVRTVAVAREDVVPALREALSEQYGDGEPLPEILAGPEAATQVAASDCHTVLNGITGSIGLAPTLAALEAGRTLALANKESLIVGGPLVKALAKPGQIIPVDSEHAALFQALAAGTRADVRKLVVTASGGPFRGRTKAELANVTVEDALAHPTWAMGPVITINSATLVNKGLEVIEAHLLYDIPFDRIEVVVHPQSYVHSMVEFTDGSTIAQATPPDMRGPIAIGLGWPERVPDAAPAFDWSKASTWEFFPLDNEAFPSVNLARHVGELAGTAPAVFNAANEECVEAFRSGALPFNGIVETVTRVVQEHGTPVTGTSLTVADVLEAETWARTRARELTAQTAEARA; encoded by the coding sequence CTGGCGGACCCGCACCTGGTGTACGACCCCGTCGCGGGAGACGGCCCGAAGGACGTGGTGATCCTCGGCTCGACCGGGTCGATCGGCACCCAGGCCATCGACCTCGTCCTGCGCAACCCCGACCGTTTCCGGGTCACCGCCCTCTCCGCGAACGGCGGCCGCGTCGCCCTCCTCGCCGAGCAGGCGCGCCGACTGCGGGTGCGCACGGTCGCGGTCGCCCGCGAGGACGTCGTACCGGCGCTGCGCGAAGCCCTCAGCGAGCAGTACGGCGACGGCGAGCCGCTCCCCGAGATCCTCGCCGGGCCCGAGGCGGCAACCCAGGTTGCTGCCTCCGACTGCCACACCGTCCTGAACGGCATCACCGGCTCCATCGGCCTCGCCCCGACCCTCGCCGCCCTGGAGGCGGGCCGCACCCTCGCGCTCGCCAACAAGGAGTCGCTCATCGTGGGCGGCCCGCTGGTCAAGGCGCTGGCCAAGCCCGGCCAGATCATCCCGGTCGACTCCGAGCACGCCGCCCTGTTCCAGGCCCTGGCCGCGGGCACCCGCGCGGACGTGCGCAAGCTCGTCGTCACCGCGTCCGGCGGCCCGTTCCGCGGCCGTACGAAGGCCGAGCTCGCGAATGTGACGGTCGAGGACGCCCTCGCCCACCCCACCTGGGCCATGGGACCGGTCATCACCATCAACTCCGCGACCCTCGTCAACAAGGGCCTGGAAGTCATCGAGGCACACCTCCTCTACGACATTCCCTTCGACCGCATTGAGGTCGTCGTGCATCCCCAGTCGTATGTTCACTCGATGGTCGAGTTCACCGACGGATCCACGATCGCCCAGGCGACGCCCCCCGACATGCGCGGGCCGATCGCCATCGGTCTGGGCTGGCCCGAGCGCGTCCCGGACGCGGCACCCGCCTTCGACTGGAGCAAGGCGTCGACGTGGGAGTTCTTCCCGCTCGACAACGAGGCGTTCCCCTCGGTGAACCTCGCCCGGCACGTGGGCGAGCTCGCGGGGACGGCCCCGGCGGTGTTCAATGCCGCCAACGAGGAGTGCGTGGAGGCCTTCCGGTCCGGCGCGCTGCCGTTCAACGGGATCGTGGAGACCGTGACACGGGTGGTCCAGGAGCACGGCACCCCGGTCACGGGAACCTCACTCACCGTCGCGGACGTCCTCGAAGCGGAGACCTGGGCGCGCACCCGGGCCCGGGAACTGACGGCACAGACGGCGGAGGCCCGTGCATGA